A part of Amycolatopsis lurida genomic DNA contains:
- a CDS encoding PucR family transcriptional regulator has translation MHYRTVLREGSAAVVAELAVEVEKHLPALIDSTVGQIRAEMPVYRDAQFVSPAELRTSVRNNLEFVMRTLRGTEEPDLTQARATGRARALQGAPLPELLRAYRIGLTEVWNRFVDLTASGEHQDLRGLVAATSTIWALIDDYAEALTTTYRDTTAEVMLAHQSRRSALVEALFAGGAATEGTLWDIARVLELSLDGTYVVVAAETPRVGHEPLPQIENRLRERHHASAWRLTPDLQVGVVSMRDPAASQVIIELLRENQTGRIGVSPVFTGLGNTSRALHLARVALSSLMPGSTGMVQFNESPLAGLVASAPEASVQLAHHVLRPILDLPGDDRNVLLLTLRAWFECQGSTKLTSERMFCHPNTIRHRLKRISEELGRSLTDPADIAELGAALRALHMFPDTSHLPSPRDPLR, from the coding sequence ATGCATTACCGAACTGTGCTCCGCGAAGGTTCGGCCGCGGTGGTCGCCGAACTGGCCGTGGAGGTCGAAAAGCACTTGCCGGCGCTCATCGACAGCACGGTCGGGCAGATCCGTGCCGAGATGCCGGTGTACCGCGACGCGCAGTTCGTCAGCCCCGCCGAACTGCGGACGTCGGTGCGGAACAACCTCGAATTCGTCATGCGGACCCTCCGCGGCACGGAGGAACCCGACCTCACCCAGGCGAGGGCCACCGGGCGTGCCCGCGCGTTGCAGGGCGCCCCGCTGCCGGAACTCCTGCGGGCCTATCGGATCGGCCTCACCGAGGTGTGGAACCGGTTCGTCGACCTGACCGCTTCGGGTGAGCACCAGGACCTCCGCGGCCTCGTCGCCGCGACGTCGACGATCTGGGCGCTGATCGACGACTACGCCGAGGCGCTGACGACGACGTACCGGGACACCACCGCCGAAGTCATGCTGGCGCACCAAAGCAGACGCTCCGCGTTGGTCGAGGCGTTGTTCGCCGGTGGCGCGGCCACCGAGGGCACGCTGTGGGACATCGCGCGCGTGCTGGAACTCTCGCTCGACGGGACGTATGTGGTCGTCGCCGCCGAGACCCCGCGCGTCGGACACGAACCGTTGCCCCAGATCGAAAACCGGCTCCGCGAACGGCATCACGCGTCCGCCTGGCGGCTCACTCCGGACCTGCAGGTCGGCGTGGTCTCGATGCGGGATCCGGCGGCGTCTCAGGTGATCATCGAGCTGTTACGGGAGAACCAGACCGGCCGGATCGGCGTCAGCCCGGTGTTCACCGGCCTCGGGAACACTTCCCGCGCGCTGCACCTCGCTCGTGTCGCGCTCTCCAGCCTGATGCCGGGGTCGACGGGAATGGTGCAGTTCAACGAATCCCCGCTGGCCGGGCTCGTCGCCAGCGCGCCGGAAGCGTCGGTCCAGCTCGCGCACCACGTGCTGCGGCCGATCCTGGACCTGCCCGGCGACGACCGGAACGTGCTCCTGCTGACGTTGCGGGCGTGGTTCGAATGCCAGGGCTCCACGAAACTGACGTCCGAGCGGATGTTCTGTCACCCCAACACGATCCGGCACCGGCTGAAGCGGATTTCCGAGGAACTGGGGCGTTCGCTGACCGACCCGGCCGACATCGCCGAACTCGGCGCGGCCCTGCGCGCGCTCCACATGTTCCCGGACACCTCGCATTTGCCCTCGCCGAGGGATCCGCTGCGCTAG
- a CDS encoding (2Fe-2S)-binding protein encodes MPNYTFTVNGKTVTVDAPADLPMLWALRDKLGVRGPKYGCGINVCKACTSHLDGEAFNPCVTPVSECSGKEVTTIEGLADGDDLHPVQEAWLEQDVAQCGYCQPGQIMAAVALLKKTKNPTDAEIDAIQNVCRCGTYFRIREAIKSAAAKL; translated from the coding sequence ATGCCCAACTACACCTTCACGGTGAACGGGAAGACCGTCACCGTCGACGCCCCCGCGGATCTGCCCATGCTGTGGGCGCTGCGGGACAAGCTCGGCGTCCGCGGCCCGAAGTACGGCTGCGGGATCAACGTCTGCAAGGCCTGCACCAGTCACCTCGACGGCGAGGCGTTCAACCCGTGCGTGACGCCGGTGTCCGAGTGCTCGGGCAAGGAGGTCACCACGATCGAAGGCCTCGCCGACGGCGACGACCTGCACCCGGTGCAGGAAGCCTGGCTGGAGCAGGACGTCGCGCAGTGCGGCTACTGTCAGCCGGGACAGATCATGGCCGCGGTGGCGCTGCTGAAGAAGACGAAGAACCCGACCGACGCCGAGATCGACGCGATCCAGAACGTCTGCCGGTGCGGCACCTACTTCCGGATCCGCGAAGCCATCAAGAGCGCGGCCGCGAAGCTGTGA
- a CDS encoding class I SAM-dependent methyltransferase — MTFEELLAEGEAVPVAGWDFSWFEGRATEERPPWGYSRLLGERMAKAAAGLDLQTGGGEVLAGVPEPPPVLAATEGWPPNVEVARRNLAPLGGEVVEAEHDAPLPFPDESFDLVTSRHPIANPWREIARVLRPGGTFLSQQIGAGTVRELKEFFLGPQDYGGWTPDVLRVEAEAVGLRVERLEPAKLRMEFFDLAAVVHFLRKVIWIVPGFEVETYRDRLAELHRIIETDGKFVAHSRRVLVEAVKL, encoded by the coding sequence ATGACGTTCGAAGAACTGCTCGCCGAAGGAGAGGCCGTCCCGGTCGCAGGCTGGGACTTCTCGTGGTTCGAGGGCCGGGCCACCGAGGAGCGGCCGCCGTGGGGTTACTCGCGGCTCCTCGGCGAGCGGATGGCGAAGGCCGCCGCCGGGCTGGACCTGCAGACCGGCGGCGGCGAGGTGCTCGCGGGCGTCCCGGAACCGCCGCCGGTCCTCGCCGCCACCGAAGGCTGGCCGCCGAACGTCGAGGTCGCCCGGAGGAACCTCGCACCGCTGGGCGGTGAGGTGGTCGAGGCCGAGCACGACGCGCCTCTGCCGTTCCCTGACGAGTCCTTCGATCTGGTGACCAGCCGCCATCCGATCGCGAACCCGTGGCGGGAGATCGCCCGCGTGCTGCGCCCGGGCGGAACCTTTCTGTCGCAACAGATCGGCGCCGGAACCGTGCGGGAGCTGAAGGAATTCTTCCTCGGCCCGCAGGACTACGGCGGCTGGACGCCCGACGTCCTCCGCGTCGAGGCGGAGGCCGTCGGGCTGCGCGTCGAGCGCCTCGAACCGGCGAAGCTGCGGATGGAGTTCTTCGACCTCGCCGCCGTCGTCCACTTCCTCCGGAAGGTGATCTGGATCGTGCCGGGGTTCGAGGTCGAGACTTACCGTGACAGGCTCGCGGAGCTGCATCGGATCATCGAGACCGACGGGAAGTTCGTCGCGCACTCGCGGCGGGTGCTCGTGGAGGCCGTCAAGCTCTAG
- a CDS encoding ROK family transcriptional regulator yields the protein MVGAENPPVGTPAGMRKINQRAVLDLLRRSGPATRPQVAKDTGLSKPTVSQALLALEAAGLARATGHTSTGTGRSAVLYEADPTAGYVLGVDIGREHLRVAVSDLGHTVVARRDERNTSRSGTALVNAVGALAAATVREAGLSQADIVVRVLGSPGVADPDKRCFRHAPNLPGWGKAGLLDELEAVLGPDLMVENDANLTAVGEWERGAARGASVFGCITIGTGVGMGVMVDGQVFRGATGAAGEIGYLPYGQSDAAGEGEDSPPVRGHLEEATAAQSVVRGARELGLGTAKSAREVFRLARDGDELALRAVEAEADRLAYTVASVAAVIDPELIVLGGGIGTAADLLLDPIDRALRSFTPLVPSVVQGELGDDGVLTGAISVGLRAAEGLVFERKVGAA from the coding sequence GTGGTTGGCGCAGAAAACCCACCCGTCGGCACCCCCGCCGGGATGCGGAAGATCAATCAGCGCGCCGTGCTGGACCTCCTGCGCCGCAGCGGCCCGGCGACGCGGCCCCAGGTCGCGAAGGACACCGGACTTTCGAAACCCACGGTGAGCCAAGCGTTACTGGCACTCGAAGCGGCCGGGCTCGCCAGGGCGACCGGGCACACCTCGACCGGCACCGGCCGGTCCGCCGTCCTCTACGAAGCGGATCCCACGGCGGGTTACGTCCTCGGTGTCGACATCGGACGCGAGCACCTCCGCGTCGCCGTCTCGGACCTCGGCCACACCGTGGTCGCCCGCCGGGACGAGCGGAACACCTCGCGTTCGGGCACGGCGCTCGTCAATGCGGTGGGCGCCCTCGCCGCGGCGACCGTGCGCGAAGCGGGACTGTCCCAGGCGGACATCGTCGTGCGGGTCCTCGGCTCCCCCGGCGTCGCCGACCCGGATAAACGCTGCTTCCGGCACGCGCCGAACCTGCCCGGCTGGGGCAAGGCGGGCCTGCTCGACGAACTCGAAGCCGTCCTCGGCCCGGACCTCATGGTCGAGAACGACGCGAACCTCACCGCCGTCGGCGAATGGGAACGCGGCGCCGCGCGCGGCGCGTCGGTGTTCGGCTGCATCACCATCGGCACCGGCGTCGGCATGGGCGTGATGGTCGACGGCCAGGTCTTCCGCGGTGCCACGGGCGCCGCGGGCGAGATCGGCTACCTGCCGTACGGGCAGTCGGACGCGGCGGGCGAGGGCGAGGACTCGCCGCCCGTCCGCGGCCACCTCGAAGAGGCGACGGCGGCGCAGTCCGTCGTCCGCGGCGCGCGCGAACTCGGCCTCGGCACGGCGAAATCAGCCCGTGAGGTCTTCCGGCTCGCCCGGGACGGCGACGAACTCGCCCTGCGCGCCGTCGAGGCGGAGGCCGACAGGCTCGCGTACACCGTGGCGTCGGTGGCGGCGGTGATCGACCCCGAACTGATCGTGCTCGGCGGCGGGATCGGCACCGCGGCCGATCTGCTGCTCGACCCGATCGACCGCGCCCTGCGCTCGTTCACTCCCCTGGTGCCGTCGGTCGTCCAGGGCGAACTGGGCGACGACGGGGTGCTGACCGGCGCGATCAGCGTCGGGTTGCGCGCCGCCGAGGGCCTGGTCTTCGAACGCAAGGTGGGCGCGGCCTAG
- a CDS encoding aldo/keto reductase translates to MEQFAIGGDLPVRRIGFGAMRLPTEAGPAREASIALARRAVELGITLIDTAHLYGGGANEELLAEALYPYPDDLVVTTKVGVVRTGDDWKYDARPESLRVQVDEGLRRLRVERIELLQLHRLDPETPLADQLGALRDLRDEGKIGRIGLSEVTVDELARAREIVDIASVQNRYSLLDRSYEAVLDACEAAGIAFLPWRPVLGAASEAGSELVAVAAELGVTTAQVGLAWLLVRSPVILPIPGTANIAHLEENFAAGDVKLTAEHLERLSS, encoded by the coding sequence ATGGAACAGTTCGCCATCGGCGGAGACCTGCCCGTACGCCGGATCGGTTTCGGTGCCATGCGCCTGCCGACCGAAGCCGGTCCCGCGCGTGAGGCGTCCATCGCCTTGGCGCGAAGGGCCGTTGAGCTCGGCATCACCCTGATCGACACCGCGCACCTGTACGGCGGCGGCGCCAACGAGGAACTGCTCGCCGAAGCGCTGTATCCGTACCCGGACGACCTGGTGGTCACCACCAAGGTCGGCGTCGTGCGGACCGGCGACGACTGGAAGTACGACGCACGCCCGGAATCGCTGCGGGTGCAGGTCGACGAGGGCCTGCGGCGGTTGCGCGTCGAGCGGATCGAGCTGCTGCAGTTGCACCGCCTCGACCCCGAAACCCCGCTGGCCGACCAGCTCGGCGCACTGCGGGACCTGCGCGACGAAGGCAAGATCGGCCGGATCGGGCTGTCCGAAGTCACTGTGGACGAACTCGCGCGGGCACGGGAGATCGTGGACATCGCGAGCGTGCAGAACCGCTACAGCCTCCTGGACCGCTCGTACGAAGCGGTGCTGGACGCGTGCGAGGCGGCCGGGATCGCTTTCCTGCCTTGGCGTCCGGTGCTCGGCGCCGCGTCCGAGGCCGGATCCGAGCTCGTCGCCGTCGCCGCCGAACTGGGAGTGACCACGGCGCAGGTCGGGCTCGCGTGGCTGCTCGTGCGGTCGCCGGTGATCCTGCCGATCCCCGGGACGGCGAACATCGCGCACCTTGAGGAGAACTTCGCCGCGGGGGACGTGAAGCTGACCGCCGAGCACCTGGAGCGTTTGTCCTCGTGA
- a CDS encoding xanthine dehydrogenase family protein molybdopterin-binding subunit, with the protein MASPTTGTPGEAPDSGGLGRRRFLSFLVAAPTLTIATKIGIDTVSPEEAEAVIPTPPGPAEILDLGDVLILSNAPTAGLLVLEVREDGRVRLELPRTEVGQGITTANAMLVAEEMDLPLDRVDVVLSDARSELLFNQLTGGSNTMRSLYTPVRTAAAAARARLVAAAARQWGADAARLSTRDGAVIAPDGRRAGYGALARPAARADLGKVTATPKAESAHRLVGTPQSRKDARAMVTGQLQYTLDLDIPGAMPVMVRRPPTINGTVKQVNNEAAVRAMPGIIDIAVIKTGVAVMAETFGQALDGKNALDVTWNGGTVDGENNATIKKKLRAAALPFVVPPLLTQYVDGEFDFAFASHAPLETNSAVADVREDSATIWSGMKVPILAKQNIAQELGLPENKVTVHVQQAGGSFGRRLFSDGAIEAARASKAFKRPVRLMWSRIDDMRHGRARAASHHKIRATFPLGQVLTFEHRVASVETDWSHGLGEVLTAFAAELPVGGNLSFAQTVFLLTVKSPYNFGVTTQLLNEVPVDFHTGAWRSVYSASTRGAEEIMVDEIAAKLGKDPVEFRREFIKDDRQRAVLDKVAELGEWGKKMPKGFAQGVAVHGEYKSYTACLVEMDARDPKKPRVTKATIAVDVGKPINPRGIEAQMLGGLTDGIATTLTAGLHIDKGLPLEGSYSQFHYARQKNSPTDVKVFVMPETGEIGGAGELGVPAPVGAIGNAYARATGIKPRSFPINFPVDFEPFPR; encoded by the coding sequence ATGGCCAGTCCCACCACTGGAACCCCAGGCGAGGCTCCGGACTCCGGCGGCCTCGGCCGTCGCCGGTTCCTGAGCTTCCTCGTCGCCGCGCCCACGCTCACGATCGCCACGAAGATCGGTATCGACACCGTCTCGCCCGAAGAGGCCGAAGCCGTCATCCCGACTCCGCCCGGGCCGGCCGAGATCCTCGACCTCGGCGACGTGCTGATCTTGTCGAACGCCCCCACCGCCGGTCTCCTCGTGCTCGAAGTCCGCGAAGACGGCCGCGTGCGGCTGGAGCTGCCGCGGACCGAGGTCGGCCAGGGCATCACCACGGCGAACGCGATGCTGGTGGCCGAGGAAATGGACCTGCCGCTCGACCGGGTCGACGTCGTTCTTTCCGACGCCCGCTCCGAACTGCTGTTCAACCAGCTGACCGGCGGTTCCAACACGATGCGCTCGCTCTACACCCCGGTGCGGACCGCGGCCGCCGCCGCGCGCGCCCGCCTGGTCGCGGCCGCGGCGCGGCAGTGGGGCGCCGATGCCGCCCGACTGTCCACAAGGGACGGTGCGGTGATCGCGCCCGACGGCCGCCGAGCGGGCTACGGCGCGCTGGCCAGGCCCGCCGCCCGCGCCGACCTCGGCAAGGTGACCGCGACCCCGAAGGCGGAGTCCGCGCACAGGCTGGTCGGCACGCCGCAATCGCGCAAGGACGCCCGCGCGATGGTCACCGGACAGCTGCAGTACACGCTGGACCTGGATATCCCCGGCGCGATGCCGGTCATGGTCCGCCGCCCGCCGACGATCAACGGCACGGTCAAGCAGGTCAACAACGAGGCCGCCGTCCGCGCGATGCCCGGCATCATCGACATCGCCGTGATCAAGACCGGGGTCGCGGTGATGGCCGAGACGTTCGGCCAGGCGCTGGACGGCAAGAACGCCCTCGACGTCACCTGGAACGGCGGCACCGTCGACGGCGAGAACAACGCGACGATCAAGAAGAAGCTGCGGGCCGCGGCTCTGCCGTTCGTCGTGCCGCCGTTGCTGACCCAGTACGTCGACGGCGAGTTCGACTTCGCCTTCGCCAGCCACGCCCCGCTGGAGACCAACTCGGCCGTCGCCGACGTCCGGGAGGACAGCGCGACCATCTGGTCCGGGATGAAGGTCCCGATCCTCGCGAAGCAGAACATCGCGCAGGAACTCGGGCTGCCGGAGAACAAGGTCACCGTGCACGTCCAGCAGGCGGGCGGTTCCTTCGGCCGTCGGCTGTTCTCCGACGGCGCCATCGAGGCTGCGCGTGCCTCGAAGGCGTTCAAACGGCCGGTGCGGCTGATGTGGAGCCGTATCGACGACATGCGCCACGGCCGCGCGCGGGCCGCGAGTCACCACAAGATCCGCGCCACCTTCCCGCTCGGCCAGGTGCTCACCTTCGAGCACCGCGTCGCCAGCGTGGAGACCGACTGGAGCCACGGGCTCGGCGAGGTCTTGACCGCTTTCGCCGCGGAACTGCCGGTCGGCGGCAACCTGAGCTTCGCGCAGACGGTGTTCCTGCTGACGGTGAAGTCGCCGTACAACTTCGGGGTCACCACGCAGCTGCTCAACGAGGTCCCGGTGGACTTCCACACCGGTGCCTGGCGGTCGGTGTACTCCGCGAGCACACGCGGCGCGGAAGAGATCATGGTCGACGAGATCGCCGCGAAACTCGGCAAGGACCCGGTCGAGTTCCGGCGCGAGTTCATCAAGGACGACCGGCAGCGCGCGGTGCTGGACAAGGTCGCCGAACTCGGCGAGTGGGGCAAGAAGATGCCCAAAGGCTTCGCCCAGGGTGTCGCCGTGCACGGCGAGTACAAGTCGTACACCGCCTGCCTCGTCGAAATGGACGCCCGTGACCCGAAGAAACCGCGTGTCACCAAGGCGACCATCGCGGTCGACGTCGGCAAGCCGATCAACCCGCGCGGGATCGAGGCGCAGATGCTCGGCGGCCTGACCGACGGCATCGCCACGACGCTGACCGCGGGTCTGCACATCGACAAGGGCTTGCCGCTGGAGGGCAGCTACTCGCAGTTCCACTACGCGCGGCAGAAGAACTCGCCGACGGACGTCAAGGTGTTCGTGATGCCGGAGACGGGCGAGATCGGCGGCGCCGGGGAACTCGGCGTACCCGCGCCGGTCGGCGCGATCGGGAACGCCTACGCGCGGGCCACCGGGATCAAACCGCGCAGCTTCCCGATCAACTTCCCGGTCGACTTCGAACCCTTCCCCCGCTGA
- a CDS encoding pyridoxamine 5'-phosphate oxidase family protein — MVVESSTPPPELTAEFVRVAHRVVWCTLATVDRRGRPRSRVVHPLWEEREEGLVGHLFTRPTPLKKAHLARTPFVSCSYWDPAHEVAVAECGAVYADDEATRRHLWRLASETPEPLGFDPKIMGGDDPLDPGITVLRLTPWRISAGGKAWRAA, encoded by the coding sequence ATGGTTGTGGAATCTAGCACGCCGCCACCCGAACTGACGGCGGAGTTCGTCCGCGTCGCCCATCGCGTGGTCTGGTGCACGCTCGCGACCGTCGACCGGCGGGGCAGGCCGAGGTCCCGTGTCGTGCACCCGCTCTGGGAGGAGCGGGAGGAAGGGCTCGTCGGGCATCTGTTCACGCGTCCGACGCCATTGAAGAAGGCGCACCTGGCGCGCACGCCGTTCGTCTCGTGCTCGTACTGGGATCCGGCGCACGAGGTCGCCGTCGCCGAATGCGGCGCCGTTTACGCCGACGACGAGGCGACCCGGCGGCACCTGTGGCGCCTGGCGTCGGAAACGCCGGAGCCGCTGGGTTTCGACCCGAAGATCATGGGCGGTGACGACCCGCTGGATCCGGGCATCACCGTGCTGAGGCTGACGCCGTGGCGGATCAGCGCCGGCGGAAAGGCCTGGCGGGCCGCCTAG
- a CDS encoding MarR family winged helix-turn-helix transcriptional regulator: MVVDPTPLNLDLSLVSLFAGWAMSGEIQRRLTADGLGELRFNDGVVFQHVLAGPLSISALAERMGVTQQAASKAAADLERRGLLRREPDPADARTRLLHLTEKAESAVEAWRKHRAALEKELTAEYGEERVSDAKALLAGILGRYGEPEAIRGRRVRPPR; encoded by the coding sequence ATGGTTGTGGATCCTACGCCGTTGAACCTCGACCTGTCACTCGTCTCGCTGTTCGCGGGCTGGGCGATGAGCGGTGAGATCCAGCGGCGGCTGACCGCCGACGGCCTCGGCGAACTGCGGTTCAACGACGGCGTCGTGTTCCAGCACGTGCTCGCGGGACCGCTGTCGATCTCCGCGCTCGCCGAACGGATGGGCGTGACCCAGCAGGCCGCGTCGAAGGCCGCCGCCGATCTGGAACGCCGGGGCCTGCTGCGCCGCGAACCCGATCCGGCCGACGCGCGAACCAGGCTGCTGCACCTCACCGAAAAGGCCGAGAGCGCCGTCGAAGCATGGCGGAAGCACCGGGCCGCGTTGGAAAAGGAACTCACCGCCGAATACGGCGAAGAGCGGGTCTCGGACGCGAAAGCGTTGCTGGCCGGGATCCTCGGCCGTTACGGCGAACCGGAGGCGATCCGCGGCCGCCGGGTCCGCCCGCCGCGGTAA
- the mgrA gene encoding L-glyceraldehyde 3-phosphate reductase translates to MSTYVAAEGRYESIPYRRTGRSGLKLPAISLGLWHNFGNDKPLGTQRDIARRAFDLGITHFDLANNYGPPYGSAEENFGRLLASDFKPYRDELVISTKAGYDMWPGPYGEWGSRKYLLSSLDQSLGRMGLDYVDIFYSHRFDPETPLEETVGALDTAVRSGRALYVGISSYSSEKTAEAARLLRELGTPLLIHQPSYSMFNRWLEGDKLLDTLEAEGAGCIAFSPLAQGLLTSRYLDGVPENSRAAQGKSLNPDTITENTLGKIRALNEIAQRRGQTLAQLALAWGLRDPRMTSVLIGASSVAQLEDNVGALKNLHFTHEELAEIDRYATEADINLWKRSTDAG, encoded by the coding sequence GTGAGCACCTATGTCGCGGCCGAGGGCCGATACGAGAGCATCCCCTACCGCCGCACCGGGCGCAGTGGCCTGAAGCTGCCCGCGATCTCGCTGGGCCTGTGGCACAACTTCGGGAACGACAAGCCGCTGGGCACCCAGCGGGACATCGCGCGGCGCGCGTTCGACCTGGGCATCACCCATTTCGACCTCGCCAACAACTACGGCCCGCCCTACGGTTCGGCCGAGGAGAACTTCGGCAGGCTGCTGGCTTCGGATTTCAAGCCCTACCGTGACGAACTGGTCATCTCGACCAAGGCGGGCTACGACATGTGGCCCGGCCCGTACGGCGAATGGGGCTCGCGCAAGTACCTGCTGTCCTCTTTGGACCAGTCGCTCGGCAGGATGGGCCTGGACTACGTCGACATCTTCTACTCGCACCGTTTCGACCCCGAGACTCCGCTCGAAGAGACGGTCGGCGCGCTCGACACCGCCGTCCGCTCCGGACGCGCGCTGTACGTCGGCATCTCGTCGTACTCGTCGGAGAAGACCGCGGAGGCCGCGCGGCTCCTGCGCGAACTGGGCACCCCGCTGCTCATCCACCAGCCGTCGTACTCGATGTTCAACCGCTGGCTCGAAGGCGACAAACTGCTCGACACGCTCGAAGCCGAAGGCGCGGGCTGCATCGCGTTCTCGCCGCTGGCACAGGGACTGCTGACCAGCCGCTACCTCGACGGGGTTCCCGAGAATTCCCGTGCGGCGCAAGGGAAGTCGCTCAACCCGGACACGATCACCGAAAACACCCTCGGCAAGATCCGGGCGCTGAACGAGATCGCCCAGCGGCGCGGGCAGACGCTGGCGCAGCTCGCGCTCGCGTGGGGACTGCGCGACCCGCGGATGACGTCGGTGCTGATCGGCGCGAGCAGCGTCGCCCAACTGGAGGACAACGTCGGCGCGCTGAAGAACCTGCACTTCACCCACGAAGAGCTGGCCGAGATCGACCGCTACGCCACCGAGGCCGACATCAACCTCTGGAAGCGCTCGACCGACGCCGGATGA
- the sigC gene encoding RNA polymerase sigma factor SigC, protein MAGPRNHDDERVTELALAAARGDRRALEDWVRATQADVWRFVAHLADVGAADDLTQETYLRAFGSLRRFAGRSSSRTWLLSIARRVVVDRIRAASARPKLADVDWEATAERRGARQAEGVAGFEDLVELRMLLDGLDPERREVLVLTQVLGLSYAEAAEICGCPVGTVRSRVARAREDLLEAGRERDSI, encoded by the coding sequence ATGGCCGGGCCGCGCAACCACGACGACGAGCGGGTGACCGAGCTCGCGCTCGCCGCCGCCCGCGGCGACCGGCGGGCGCTCGAAGACTGGGTGCGGGCCACCCAGGCCGACGTCTGGCGTTTCGTCGCGCACCTCGCCGACGTCGGCGCCGCGGACGATCTCACCCAGGAGACGTACCTGCGCGCGTTCGGCAGCCTGCGGCGGTTCGCCGGCCGGTCCTCTTCGCGGACCTGGCTCCTGTCGATCGCGCGCCGCGTCGTCGTCGACCGCATCCGGGCGGCTTCGGCGCGCCCGAAACTCGCCGATGTCGACTGGGAGGCCACCGCCGAGCGGCGTGGCGCCCGTCAGGCGGAGGGTGTCGCCGGCTTCGAGGACCTGGTCGAGCTGCGGATGCTGCTCGACGGGCTCGACCCGGAGCGGCGCGAGGTCCTCGTCCTCACCCAGGTGCTCGGGCTTTCGTACGCCGAGGCCGCCGAGATCTGCGGCTGCCCGGTCGGCACCGTGCGCTCGCGCGTCGCGCGTGCCCGCGAGGACCTGCTCGAAGCAGGCCGGGAGCGCGACTCCATCTGA
- a CDS encoding zf-HC2 domain-containing protein, whose product MKCETCREALSARLDGETEPAPPEVVDRHVAGCPACRSWLSRAERMHRAMLLRPAPRVPDLTAVILDRTPAPPSEGWPARIALALVAIAQLGLAFAQLLGVEDHTAGHGTESLIGHLAHESSAWNLAVGVGLGWAAVRTKAASGQLPALTGFVALLLALSAGDLATGQVTAGRVLTHGLVVAGLLLLYVVNRQHRLRNRPSPATTAGYPDSRSAETDHETGEAPERPRQHRGFRRPASRHVA is encoded by the coding sequence GTGAAGTGCGAGACCTGCCGCGAGGCCCTGTCGGCCCGGCTCGACGGCGAAACCGAACCCGCCCCGCCCGAGGTGGTCGACCGGCACGTGGCGGGCTGCCCCGCGTGCCGATCGTGGCTCTCGCGTGCCGAGCGGATGCACCGGGCGATGCTGCTGCGGCCCGCTCCCAGAGTCCCGGACCTCACCGCCGTCATCCTCGACCGCACCCCCGCCCCGCCGAGCGAGGGCTGGCCTGCCAGGATCGCGCTCGCGCTGGTCGCGATCGCGCAGCTCGGTCTCGCCTTCGCCCAGCTGCTGGGCGTCGAAGACCACACGGCCGGGCACGGTACGGAATCCCTGATCGGGCACCTTGCCCACGAAAGCAGCGCGTGGAACCTCGCGGTCGGTGTCGGACTCGGCTGGGCGGCCGTCCGCACGAAGGCGGCGTCCGGGCAGCTGCCCGCGCTGACCGGTTTCGTCGCGCTCCTCCTGGCGCTGTCGGCGGGCGACCTCGCCACCGGACAGGTCACCGCGGGACGCGTGCTCACCCACGGGTTGGTCGTCGCCGGACTGCTCTTGCTGTACGTGGTGAACCGGCAGCATCGGCTGCGCAACCGCCCCAGCCCGGCGACGACGGCCGGCTACCCGGATTCCCGCAGCGCCGAAACCGACCACGAGACCGGCGAAGCCCCCGAACGCCCCCGTCAGCACCGGGGTTTCCGGCGTCCGGCGAGCCGTCACGTGGCTTGA